A genomic stretch from Sphingobacterium sp. ML3W includes:
- a CDS encoding YdeI/OmpD-associated family protein: MNKIQQVKEVQSISIHTQAEWRQWLVDNHLVEKSVWIICNTKNSGQPAVAWSELVDEALCFGWIDSTRKTIQKGSFKQLFSRRKPRGTWSRVNKEKIEKLIASGQMTQAGLEVIRVAQENGSWSVLDSVEELFIPEDLDSALKSYPEAEAFFAGLSKSAKKMLLQWIALAKRPETRNKRIAEIAEQAASQMKPKQFR; encoded by the coding sequence ATGAATAAGATACAACAGGTAAAGGAAGTGCAGTCCATCAGTATTCATACGCAGGCGGAATGGCGGCAGTGGTTAGTGGATAACCATCTTGTTGAGAAATCCGTGTGGATTATCTGTAATACAAAGAATTCGGGGCAGCCGGCTGTAGCCTGGAGTGAACTGGTCGATGAAGCATTATGTTTCGGTTGGATTGATAGTACAAGAAAAACAATTCAGAAAGGCTCTTTTAAGCAGTTATTCAGCAGACGTAAGCCCAGGGGAACCTGGTCCAGGGTCAATAAAGAAAAAATTGAGAAGCTTATAGCCAGTGGACAGATGACTCAAGCAGGACTGGAAGTAATCCGGGTGGCTCAGGAAAACGGCTCGTGGTCTGTTCTTGATAGCGTAGAGGAACTGTTTATTCCAGAAGATCTGGACAGTGCATTGAAGAGCTATCCCGAGGCTGAAGCATTCTTTGCCGGTTTGAGCAAATCAGCAAAAAAAATGTTGCTGCAATGGATTGCTTTAGCGAAACGTCCCGAAACCCGAAACAAACGGATCGCGGAGATTGCGGAACAGGCTGCTAGCCAAATGAAACCAAAACAATTTCGATAA
- a CDS encoding isochorismatase family protein has product MALTTRINADDVAFLLIDHQSGLFQTVKDIEVPTLRSNVVALSQIAAIENIPVITTASEPKGPNGPLMPEIHEHAPHAVYVGRTGEVNAWDTPAFVQAVKNTGKKKLVIAGVLTSVCVAFPAISAITEGYEVFAVIDASGDMSALSTQVTLARLQLAGVIPITTTAVISEVLKSWQHKDAAKYAKALSMVMPNYQALIESYYKAQEVALENK; this is encoded by the coding sequence ATGGCACTTACAACAAGAATCAATGCAGATGATGTTGCATTTTTACTGATCGACCACCAAAGTGGTCTATTTCAAACAGTCAAAGACATCGAGGTACCCACCTTGCGGAGCAATGTTGTGGCATTATCCCAAATTGCCGCAATAGAAAATATTCCGGTCATCACTACTGCTTCAGAACCCAAAGGCCCCAATGGACCATTAATGCCTGAAATCCATGAGCATGCGCCGCATGCTGTATATGTTGGCCGTACTGGCGAGGTTAATGCCTGGGATACTCCGGCTTTCGTTCAGGCTGTAAAAAATACTGGTAAGAAAAAATTAGTGATCGCAGGAGTATTGACGAGTGTCTGTGTTGCCTTTCCTGCTATTTCAGCGATCACCGAAGGTTATGAGGTATTTGCAGTCATTGATGCCTCTGGCGATATGAGTGCGCTCTCGACACAGGTAACCCTAGCAAGATTACAATTAGCAGGAGTTATTCCAATCACAACCACTGCTGTCATCAGTGAGGTATTAAAAAGCTGGCAACACAAGGATGCGGCGAAGTACGCTAAAGCACTGTCCATGGTCATGCCAAATTACCAGGCCCTGATCGAAAGCTACTACAAAGCACAGGAAGTTGCCCTTGAGAATAAGTAA